The Opitutus sp. DNA window ACTCGCGGATACGGCGGGCGATGATCTGCGTGTACTGGGAACCGAAATCAATGACTGCGATGGTCTGTGGCATGTAGGAAAAAAAGCGAAAAGGCGTGAGGGATAGGTAAAATGAAGCGGCAACCGTGGGCGAACGGGGCGCACCGTGTCAATGCGTCGGCGGCAGTGAGGGCAGGTTAAAAGCGAAGGCGGTCATTGTCCTGCTTGCAATTGGGACAGGCGCCGGAGTCGACCTCACCGCGGACGAAATAAAGGTGGCTGCAGCGGACGCAGCAAAACGAAGTACGCCGGCGTTCGCCCTCAAAGCGGGCATGATCGCGGCGATCGTAGTAGAGCCAAAGGCCAAGAAACACGGCTGCGACCAACGAACAGTAGATGAATGACGCGATTTGCAGGCCCATGAAAACCGTAATGAAGGCAACACCGGCGCAAGAGC harbors:
- a CDS encoding hydrogenase nickel incorporation protein HypA; translated protein: MGLQIASFIYCSLVAAVFLGLWLYYDRRDHARFEGERRRTSFCCVRCSHLYFVRGEVDSGACPNCKQDNDRLRF